Proteins co-encoded in one bacterium genomic window:
- the lptB gene encoding LPS export ABC transporter ATP-binding protein: MRCVGLLKQYQGRTVVDRVGLEVKRGEIVGLLGPNGAGKTTTFYMIVGLVKPNGGTVLLGEEDITGLPVFARARKGIGYLPQEASIFKRLSVKDNIRIVLESRRLSKRDVEERIDELLALLDIKELGDSMGYTLSGGERRRVEIVRALALSPSFMLLDEPFAGIDPIAIIDLQEIVRKLRSLKIGVLITDHNVRETLKITDRAFIIDGGKIIRDGDPKSIADDDLVRKIYLGHNFDL, translated from the coding sequence CTGCGCTGCGTGGGTCTGTTGAAGCAATACCAGGGTCGGACGGTGGTTGACCGGGTTGGTCTTGAGGTCAAGCGAGGTGAGATAGTTGGCCTGCTGGGGCCAAACGGTGCTGGCAAGACAACGACGTTTTACATGATTGTCGGTCTGGTGAAGCCTAACGGAGGCACCGTGCTGCTCGGTGAGGAGGACATCACGGGACTTCCTGTGTTCGCTAGGGCGAGAAAGGGCATCGGGTACTTGCCTCAAGAGGCCTCGATATTCAAACGGCTCTCAGTCAAGGACAACATCAGGATCGTCCTTGAGAGCCGTCGTCTCTCCAAAAGGGATGTCGAGGAGCGGATAGATGAGTTGCTGGCGCTTCTGGACATCAAGGAGTTGGGCGATTCTATGGGCTACACGCTTTCTGGTGGTGAGAGAAGACGTGTGGAGATAGTTCGCGCTCTTGCGCTCTCGCCTTCGTTCATGCTGCTGGATGAGCCGTTTGCAGGGATCGATCCAATTGCTATAATCGATCTTCAGGAGATAGTGCGTAAGCTTCGCTCTCTAAAGATTGGGGTCTTGATAACCGATCATAATGTTAGGGAGACGTTGAAAATAACTGATCGAGCATTTATAATCGATGGTGGCAAGATAATTAGGGATGGTGATCCAAAGTCGATCGCCGACGATGATTTGGTTAGGAAGATATACTTGGGACACAATTTCGATCTATAA
- a CDS encoding HIT domain-containing protein — translation MSDKKSESCIFCEMVAAQSDEAMLVVHRTSRSIVALNRYPYNNGHLMVAPSRHAGSLTELDDEELLDVFKTVRLCEIVLANSIRPEGLNIGINIGRCAGAGVLGHVHIHIVPRFSGDSNFMTTVSEVRVIPESLPDTFRQLKPVFTAIGADNDSKT, via the coding sequence TTGTCAGATAAGAAGTCAGAAAGCTGCATCTTCTGTGAGATGGTCGCAGCCCAGAGCGACGAGGCAATGCTGGTTGTCCACCGGACCTCGCGGAGCATAGTGGCCCTCAATCGCTATCCATATAACAACGGGCACCTCATGGTTGCGCCGAGTCGGCATGCAGGTTCTCTGACGGAGCTCGACGATGAGGAGCTTCTCGATGTATTCAAGACAGTGAGGCTCTGCGAGATAGTTCTAGCCAATAGCATCAGACCCGAGGGACTGAACATAGGGATCAACATCGGCCGCTGCGCAGGTGCGGGGGTTTTGGGCCACGTTCACATTCACATCGTGCCACGGTTTAGTGGGGACAGCAATTTCATGACCACGGTGTCCGAGGTGAGAGTCATTCCCGAATCACTCCCCGACACGTTTCGGCAGCTGAAACCAGTATTCACCGCAATCGGCGCCGACAATGACAGCAAGACATAG
- a CDS encoding LptA/OstA family protein, with product MTARHRLRIALALTVICLVAVLSYFIFSSHRTRQHASASVGLPEGCVGDAIVIKGFRQTVAESARTIYELWANKATLKMDTKEYSLEGVLPASTYFGEKGRHISFSADEGIYDPHSDNVILRRNVMAMLSTGLTLKCDNVSFSRSTMTASSRCPVVVTGEGIYFQTRGFSVNLPSCEILFPSVVHLEIKSSPQKFLRFLEKDTESAGATLKDSFALSAEQMLVHTKTKTAELVGDVILRSGQDEIIAEKVLFGWGDELREIKWAKLSGNVVIKSQDGAVGCEKAEYRDDVLVLQGKPLLIHGFARLMTANRPRSLLPGETMSWPTLFSSYRSRQREAGQAYFLSTRDRFDLLHSAARYLGCSTLNAAKMTYKQVPNVFSASDGVVLSLAEFPGISSSASSISLKVAAEALEADLGERLALFKGDVHMVSGYNSIRAGALAVRIKGSDEEGLKIQSLDFAGSVRANVWAPNRSNNGSQPAESRPAELLADKLSVNVASGKAHCSGDVSVHWQDRSLRCKRLDMAFLDGMSGLDWLVARDDVVIEAQGRIATGGKFVLEGASQVAELTRQPKVWYSDNVIEGRKVLYQLKTGDLSIIDNVSGVFYNQKELKMGNGRAGGKKGSLDKSESLLASESLRKPGKIELRADRLDYNEKTMQGSYSGGVVLRKGESVFSADTIKMSGDPVAGQIGTLEAEGNVRVQDGTKVLRAEKALYYDDEQKVVLLGMPKVFELGKIITRGKVVTLYLGKQEYEIEGEENNKIKTTIFVPNRQ from the coding sequence ATGACAGCAAGACATAGGCTTCGGATAGCACTTGCCTTGACGGTGATCTGCCTGGTCGCCGTTTTGTCCTATTTCATCTTCTCGTCCCACAGAACCAGGCAACACGCATCAGCTTCAGTGGGATTGCCGGAGGGGTGTGTGGGCGATGCAATCGTGATCAAGGGCTTTCGACAAACGGTCGCGGAGAGTGCTAGAACGATCTACGAGCTATGGGCGAACAAAGCGACGCTCAAGATGGATACGAAGGAGTACTCGCTTGAGGGGGTGCTTCCGGCGAGCACCTACTTCGGAGAGAAGGGCCGGCACATCTCGTTCAGCGCGGACGAGGGCATCTACGACCCCCACTCAGACAACGTGATACTGCGGCGTAACGTCATGGCGATGCTCTCAACTGGGCTAACACTCAAGTGCGATAACGTCAGCTTCAGTCGCTCCACGATGACCGCATCGAGCCGCTGCCCAGTGGTTGTGACTGGGGAGGGGATTTACTTCCAGACGAGAGGGTTCTCAGTCAATCTTCCGTCCTGCGAGATACTCTTTCCTTCCGTGGTTCACCTCGAGATTAAATCCTCGCCCCAGAAGTTCCTGAGATTCCTCGAGAAAGATACCGAGAGCGCTGGGGCCACGTTGAAGGATAGCTTTGCGCTCAGCGCTGAGCAGATGCTTGTCCACACCAAGACAAAGACCGCTGAGTTGGTGGGTGATGTCATACTCAGGTCCGGGCAGGACGAGATAATAGCCGAGAAAGTTCTGTTTGGCTGGGGGGATGAGCTTCGAGAGATCAAATGGGCCAAGCTGAGCGGCAACGTCGTGATCAAATCGCAGGACGGAGCGGTTGGGTGTGAGAAGGCCGAGTATCGCGATGATGTCCTCGTTCTTCAGGGCAAGCCGCTATTGATTCACGGCTTCGCGCGGCTGATGACCGCCAACCGACCCAGGTCTCTTCTGCCGGGAGAGACGATGTCGTGGCCGACACTGTTCTCGAGCTACCGGAGTCGCCAAAGAGAGGCTGGCCAAGCATACTTCCTCTCGACTAGAGATAGGTTCGACTTGCTCCACTCCGCCGCACGCTATCTTGGCTGTAGCACGCTGAACGCGGCCAAGATGACCTACAAACAAGTGCCGAACGTATTCTCCGCCTCGGACGGTGTGGTCCTGTCGCTTGCCGAGTTTCCAGGGATATCTAGTTCTGCGTCCTCAATAAGTCTAAAAGTCGCAGCGGAGGCACTCGAGGCGGACCTTGGCGAGCGGCTAGCGCTCTTCAAGGGGGATGTCCACATGGTGTCAGGCTATAACTCGATCAGGGCCGGCGCTCTTGCGGTCAGAATCAAGGGCTCAGACGAAGAGGGCCTAAAGATACAGTCGCTGGACTTCGCTGGCTCGGTCAGGGCGAACGTGTGGGCGCCGAACAGGTCCAATAATGGCTCTCAACCGGCAGAGTCTCGGCCAGCTGAGCTGCTCGCAGACAAGCTTTCGGTCAATGTGGCCTCGGGCAAGGCCCATTGTTCGGGCGATGTCTCGGTCCACTGGCAGGATCGGTCGCTCCGCTGCAAGAGGCTTGACATGGCCTTCTTGGACGGCATGTCCGGGCTCGATTGGCTCGTAGCCAGGGATGACGTGGTGATCGAGGCTCAGGGTCGGATCGCGACTGGGGGCAAATTCGTGCTCGAGGGGGCCAGCCAGGTTGCCGAGCTCACACGGCAGCCGAAAGTGTGGTATAGCGACAATGTAATAGAGGGGCGAAAGGTGCTCTATCAGCTCAAGACTGGAGATTTGAGCATCATCGACAACGTCAGTGGCGTGTTTTACAACCAGAAGGAACTCAAGATGGGGAATGGCCGTGCAGGGGGCAAGAAAGGCAGCCTCGATAAGAGTGAGTCGCTGTTGGCGAGCGAGTCGCTCCGCAAGCCTGGCAAGATCGAGCTTCGTGCGGACCGGCTTGACTACAATGAAAAGACCATGCAGGGCTCTTATTCGGGTGGGGTCGTTCTTCGGAAGGGCGAGTCAGTGTTCTCAGCGGACACGATCAAGATGTCAGGGGACCCCGTGGCTGGCCAGATAGGAACGCTTGAGGCGGAGGGGAACGTGCGGGTTCAGGACGGGACGAAGGTCCTGCGTGCCGAAAAGGCCTTATACTACGACGACGAACAGAAAGTCGTGCTGCTCGGGATGCCGAAGGTGTTCGAGCTGGGGAAGATAATCACGAGAGGAAAGGTCGTTACGCTGTATTTGGGCAAGCAAGAGTACGAGATTGAGGGCGAGGAAAACAACAAGATCAAGACAACTATTTTCGTTCCCAATAGGCAATAA